aataagttaaatttaaCTCAAATAATTAAAGAATGTGTTACAAGCttcggtcagttcagttcagtcactcagtcgtgtccgactctttgcgaccccatgggctgcagcttaCAAAGAGATTAAACTCAAGATTTGATGGTATAAACAGTAAAGCTAGAATCAAATGTTATAAACTATAAATTAATAGGGGCTGGGGATAGGGAGGTAGGTAGATAGGGTAGAAAAATGTGTTACCAGCCCTATGGTGGAGACATACCAACTCTCTGTGGACACTTGCGTTATAACTACATATGCACTTtaatagcatttgttgaagaatggtggtggtttagtcgctaagtcatacctgactcttgcgaccccatggaatgtagcccgccagggtcctctttcctttggatttcctaggcaagaatactggagtgggttgccatttccttctccaggagatcttcctgacgcagggcttgaacccaggtctcctgcaatacaggtggattctttacaaatttacggattctttactgagtcaccagggaagccctatgtgacTATAAATTTACACAACGTAATAATGGTACTCTTAAGTCTATCAAACATTGGGATGTCGAGGGTTTTCatcttatatgtgtgtgtgtatgtgtttctggCATGTCGGGGAGGGGGGGACATTACATATAGTCCTGTTTCTGGTTTTAAGATGTGCTAACAATAAACCTAGTGATTGATTCAGTTCAGTGGGAAACTACAGATCCTTTTACTATGAGAATttatacagtcattaaaatgggaagcatggattttttttttaattgcagaggAGGTATAGAAAGATGTCTTGTTCACTTCTCATAGGAAATGCTGAGCAAAACCATACAATGGGAAAAGCATACACTGATCATGCATTTTGATCTGGAACAATAAAGCAGGGCTCAAGTTCATTTTGGAAGGTCAATCTAGGTTTAAAGCAGTATTTATATTCTCATTCTGCaacatttttactgttttctccCCAAAAATCTTCAGAAGTGATTTTTGAAAACACATTAACATAGTACCTCGATATGCTGAGGAGAAATTTAACTCAAAGTTCTCTTGGTCAGTGGGCTTGCATTTATCAGGGACCTGTTGACGATAGACCTGGTGTTTTCTAATGTTTTTTCCAATCAGTTGCAGGTACTGCTGCTGGATCTACTCAAGGTCCAGTTATATTCCTCATGcccataaaaacagaaacactctGAGTCTCTGCTGTTTACCAACTGCAAAGTGAATGGCAAATTCTAGAATTTAACTCTTTACCCAAAGGTGATACCTTAACACTTCCTcgtcttctttccctttctttaccCTATCTTTTGTATCACACAAGCTAGGTATGTAATCTTCCTAAATATGCCCCTTattttcctctgtccacaggatctcTTCTCTAGCCCCCTTTATTTCCACCTGCAGATGAAGTCCTCATTATCCCCACCTCCTTCAGTACCCATCTGAAATGTCAACTCCTTAATGAAAACTTATCTCCCTAGTTGATGCCATTTTTCTATTCTAAATACCTATCGCCACTTCCTTTGTATTTTATTGTACTTGACCCATCTTTATTCTGTTAGTTACTTGTGAATTTCTTATCATCcttaacaagaaagaaaaattttaaataaagctgtattaatTTAGAACCAGTAGGATATTATGTATGTGATTTTGTGAtaataaaatacagatatttggtctttgtcccatTCCTGGCAtggagctcctaaaacccttggaaggTCTTAAATGATGAGAATGATAAATGTGTCTTTGTTATCTtgatgaggtgacttttggacaGCCCTGGGTAGGCTAGCTGAGAGGATGTCATAACCAAAACTCCAGGGAGAGAGAATCTCTTGTTCGGGACACTTCCAACCTCACCCTAAGTAGCTCTTCATTGGGCCATTTATTTACATCCTTTAGTTTCCTTggtagggcttccccggtggctcagtgataaagaatctgcctgcaatgcaggagacgcaggagacacaggagacgtgagttcgatctctgggtcaggaagatcctctgaagtaggaaatggcaacccaccccagtagtcttgcttggagaatcccagggacagaggagcctggcaggctatagtccagggggtcacaaagagtcacatgacTGAAGCTACCTTTGTACAAAGTTTCCTTTGTAGTAAATTGGTAATCTAGTGAGTAAATTAGTCTTCAGatttctgtgagctgctctagtaATAAATTAGTCAAGACTGAAGAGGAGTTCTTGGAAACCTCTGATTTACAGCCAGTTGGTCAGACGCACCACAACCTGGACCTGGAATTGGCTTCTGAAGTGGGGTCAGTCATGCAGGACTGAGCACTTTGGCCTGTGGGATCTGACTTCATCTCCAGGTAGATAGTGTTAGAATCAAGTTGAACTAGAGGACACTAGCTGGTGCTGGAGAACTGTTTTGTAGTCTGGGAAAAAAACACACGTGTTCCTGGAGATACAGGTAGCGAGGAGAGGTGATAGGAGATACTGAAAACCAGGCAAAAGAATGTAACCTTCGTATGGGCAACAGATAACCATTCTTGAGCAGAAGGAGCGACACAAGAGAAAAGATGGCTGAGGATAATTATTGTAATGATCTGTGTGCTGGAGGGTAGACTAAGAGGAACAAGAAGGCTCTCCAGGAGACCAAGTATTAATAGAATTGCAGCCCTTGGGGAAATTCACATGATGGGGAAAGTAGAGTCCCTTtgaaggaaaagtgaaaacacTCTGGTGAGTTTAAAGATGCTGAAATGAGTCATGAAATAGATGGAAAGAGGCAGGGAGGAAATGACCTGAAGAAGGAACAGATGCTTGAAGAACCACAGatatggaaaagagaaaacaaattcttTACTTAACCATTCTCTGCTTTAATTTTAGCGAAGcttgaaaatatatattgtattgtGTATCCCTGTTGGGTTCCTACTAATTACATTTCTTAAGACGGGTATTTAGAGGACTCagctattttaaaagattttgataATCTCAAAATAGAATTTTCTGGAATAAAAATCATCACAAAAGATTTGTTCAACACATACTAAACAATCCATGTGCCAGCACTGTTCTAAGTTTGGAGTACATAGCAAGGAAAGGAGTCCCTATTCCCAGGGAGCTTGTAATCTGAAGATGGAGAACTAAGCTATAATGGGACCGACTATCCTGGTCTGCCCAGGATGGATGCAGTTCATGGGATACTGGACTTCCAGTGCTAAAACTGGGAAATTAGAAACAACAAATCCTAGTGGTGGCCAGTTTCCCTAAGTGGTCCCCAAAGACACCCCATTCATGTACTCACATACTCCCTCCCACACTGATTAGGGCTGACCTTTGTGAGTAACAGCATATTGTAGAAATGGCCGTGTGTGACTTAAAGACATTGTGACTTCCACTTGCTTACTTTGAGGGAAGCCAGTTGCCATGTTACAAGAACACTCAAGCAGCTCCATGGAGGAACCCAAACCCTCCTGCTATCAGTGTGCAAACAAGCCTCTTCTGAGGGGATCCACCAGCTACAGTCAGACCTTCAGCTGCCTTAGATTCTTGACGTGACTTAAGCTCTGTCCCCTGAAACTTTATGAAACGGTGAGCCACTCCAACTCCTGACTTATAGAAATGGAAATAAGCAAGGTCTGTTGTTTTCTTGCTAGGTGTTAGGGGTAATGTGATATGGAGTAATACATGTCTAGTATGGTGATGTGTaaagaatggtaaaaaaaaaaattcgcctgcaattcaggagacccaggttcaatccctgggtcaggaagatccactggagaaggaaatggctactcactccaatagtattgcctagagaattgtatggacagaggagcctggtgagctatagttcatggggtcacaaacagctggacaccactgagcgactaacacacatatttcTATGGAGAAAAGTATGCTCGGGAAAGATTTATGAGCTGGGAGTAGGCACTACTATGACAAGAGGGTGTGGATAGGCCCCTCCTATAAAAGCATTTGGGCAAAAACCTTAAAAGTAGGGGAGCAAGACAGCAATAGTTGATCCAAGCAGAATAGTAAATGATTTCTGAGACGTAATACCAACAAAAGATGCTTGCTTAGCCTTGTTAGAGGAAAAACAGAAGTGTCAGTGTGACTGAAGGGGTTAAGCAGGGTCGGGCAGGAGGTCAGACATAGATGTAGTGGGCATCCTAGAATAGAAAGGGAATCCTCTTagtcactttgggcttccctagtggttcagacagtaaagaacctgcctgtcatgcagtatttgattcctgggttgggaagatcccctggaggagggcatggcaacccactccagtatttttgcctggagaatcccatggacagaggagcctggtgagctgcgggctatagggtcgcaaagaattgggacatgactgaagcaacttaccacacATGCAcaataaaataccacagactgggtggcttataaacaacttccccccctccccccacacagttctggaagctggaagtcagGGTGTCAGCATGGTCTGGTGAGGGCCGTCTTTGTAGTCTCAGACTTACTATATCCTTTCCTGGGTCTCTTTTAGAAGACCACTAATCCCATTGGGAGAAATCTGACCTCACACCCTAACACCTCCCAAAAGATCCCTCTTAAATACTATCATCTTGGGCACTGTTTTCAATCTATGAATTGTGGGGGAACACAAACCTTCAGACCAGAGCAGGAAGGTGTTTCAATTTTATTGTGAGTCAGGGGAATCCACTGGAAGGTTTTCAGCAAGAAGAATACAAGActagacttgattttttttttttaagtcttttcttTGGTGCTCTGGCTCCCTTGTATTCAAAACATGTAGCCATTCAATTCTGAAACAGGCTGATTGCTTCAGCTAGGCTGTGCACAGAAGTCTAAGAACTCCCCTTTCCGTCCTCAACAGAAGTGCCTCCTATAGAACTGGGCTGGGACAAAAGAAAGGACGTAGATAACCGAGCATATGAGATGAAGCGGGTGAATATGAAATGAAGTGAGGTGGGCGTTAATTGTAAATTCACTCTGGAATCCCAAGATTTAGTACCAACAAGCCAAGTAAAATGTCTCATTAAATCCTTTCTCTTGACTACCTGTTGAAATAATGTTCAGGATGTGTGCTGTGCgggctaagctgcttcagtcctgtctggctctttgcgaccctatggcttgtaacccaccaggctcctctgtccatggcattctccagtcaagaatattggagagggttgccacatccttctccagcggatcttcctgacccaggggtcgaactcacgtctccttcattgacaggcgggttctgtaccactaaggccacctgggaagcccgatatactggattaaaaaaaaaaaaaactgaccacCTTAAGACTTTCTGCTTTCTTAAAACGTGGCTACTATTAGATTTAAAATGAACTACATGGCCGGTATTCTATTCCTACTGGACAGCGGCTGGACGGGGCTCTGTGCTCCCAGGTGCAAACTTTTGATCCAGGAGTTTCCCCTGCGCCCTTCATTGGAAGGGCCGCCCCAGTAAGGCCGAGGCTCTAGCCTGGACTCTCTAGTTTTCCTGTGAATTCCCTCAGACTCCAACCTGAGTCTCTCAGCCCTCGGGGTGAGGGCTCCGGCGGTCCGACCAACGGTCTAACCAGCAGCCCTGGCTTTCGTGACACCCACTCCCGGGGCTGCAGGGGCACGAACTAAAGAGAGTCCTGGACCGTCGGGAGTTCTCCGGATTCCCCAAGCCCCGTTTCCGCGAGGCGACcccccttcctggcctcaggtctcaacgttcagaaaaaaaacaaacccagacagtgACTCGGCCGGGGCTAGGCCTGTCAATCAAGAACCAGCTCAGGCCACGCCCACTTCTGTTGACTCAACACCCATCTCAGGTCGACTGGGCAGGGCCGGATCTGTCACTGGCTTCCCCTACGTTCCCGGGACGCTCCGCGGCGGGGGCGTGGCTACAGCCTGAGAGGCGGGACTTCCTGTCCGGCTGGGGATGACACCATTCAGTCCGGAAGTCAACTCTCAGTCCGGATCTTCGTGGGCCTGAAGGTTTGTGGCGTGAGCATTTGGTGgggtcaggcctctggtcgctaGATTTCTGCCTCGGTCGCGCTTTATTTCCCGCCTGGCTATGGCGACCTACACCTGCAACACCTGCCGGGCGGTGTTGGAAGACGCGGAGGCGCAGCGGGCCCACTACAAGACAGACTGGCACCGCTACAATCTGAGGCGCAAAGTAGCCGGCATGGCCCCGGTCAGCGCCGAGGGCTTCCAGGAGCGGGTGCGGGCACAGCGGGCCCTGGCGGAGCCGGAGAGCAAGGGCGCGGCCACCTATTGCACCGTCTGCAGTAAGAAGTTTGCCTCCTTCAAGGCCTACGAAAACCACCTCAGGTCCCGGCGGCACGTGGAGCTCGAGAAGCAGGCGGTGAGTCGGAAAGTGGCGCTCATGAACGAGAAGAACTTGGAGAAAGGGCTGGGCGTGGACAGTGTGGACAAGGATGCGGTGAACGTGGCCATCCAGCAGGTCATCAAGGCTCAGCCGTCCACGTCTCCCAAGAAGGCGGCGCCAGCGCCCGAGGCGGAGCCCGGGTGTCCCGTGGCCGTCGGAGGACGTGGGACTCAGCCGCGAGACCCGGGCGAGAAACCTCCCCGGCTGCAGTGGTTTGAACGGCAGGCGAAGAAGTTGGCGAAACAGCAGGGGGAGGAAGAGAGTGAGGAAGACCTGGATGGGGACGGTAAGGACCGGCCTGGGGGGCGGGTCAAGGGAGGGGTTGGTCCTCCCTCAGGTTTTCAGTTTATCCTTGAGGTTGGAGCGGGGCGGTGTCAGTTTTTAAGTGATGATGATGAGTGAAAGTGGTTTCCATGCTTTCTGAACTGATTGGTGTGGCCAGTATCCTTAGAAGGCATtttgtcagttcagtcagtcagttgtcagttcagtcgcgcagtcgtgtccctctctttgcgaccctatggactgcaacacgccagacctccctgtccatcacca
The sequence above is a segment of the Cervus elaphus chromosome 25, mCerEla1.1, whole genome shotgun sequence genome. Coding sequences within it:
- the ZNF622 gene encoding zinc finger protein 622 isoform X2, coding for MATYTCNTCRAVLEDAEAQRAHYKTDWHRYNLRRKVAGMAPVSAEGFQERVRAQRALAEPESKGAATYCTVCSKKFASFKAYENHLRSRRHVELEKQAVSRKVALMNEKNLEKGLGVDSVDKDAVNVAIQQVIKAQPSTSPKKAAPAPEAEPGCPVAVGGRGTQPRDPGEKPPRLQWFERQAKKLAKQQGEEESEEDLDGDDWEDIDSDEDLECEDAEATEEEEEEQDAEEEEAGGSTPLGAIPITDCLFCPHHSSSLTKNVAHMTKVHSFFIPDVEYLSDLKGLIKYLGEKVGVGKICLWCNERGKSFYSTEAVQAHMNDRSHCKLFTDGDALLEFADFYDFRSSYPDHKEGEEQDETEELPSEKTLDYDDETMELILPSGSCYLY